From the genome of Pseudonocardia sp. EC080619-01:
GTCGACCTGGGACCGCGCCCCGTGGGACGGCGGCGACTACGCCGTCACCCTGCACGCCCGCCGGTAGCGGCCGGGCGGGTCAGCACACGTCGTCGCCGGGGGTGCGCGGTGCCGCCCCGAGCGGCTGGATGTAGGAGTCACCGCCCGCCGCACGCAGCGCCGTGCAGGCACGGTCGCGGCTCGGGAACGGCCCGAGGTAGACGGCGTAGATGAGGTTCCCGTCCGGGGTCCGCGGCCGGAACGACGAGCAGCTCCGCAGCGACAGCAGGTAGTCCGACCCCGGGTGCCGGTCCAGGTGCATCGTGACGTCCTCGACGTAGCGTGCCGGATCGACCGCCGCCCCGACGACGACCACGTCCTGCCCGGAGCAGCCGAGCCGGCTCACCGGGCGGTCCAGGCCGAGGTCGCCGTCACCGGCCGGGACCACGGGTGCCGACGTCGTACCCGCGGGCTGCAGCGGACCCGGGTCGGCGACGGGCTCCGGCGTCTCGAACGACGGGACGACGACCGGCGGCTCGGCGCCGCCGCGGGGCACGACCACCCACACCGCGGCGACCAGCACGGCGGCCACCAGCGTGGCCGCACCGATGACGGTCGCGAGCACCCGGCGGCCGTGGCGTGGCGGGGCGTCCCGGCCGGGGGGACCGTCCGGCTCGCCGGGGACGATCCAGGGGTCCCGGTCGTCGTCGCGCAGGGTCGGTGGTGGGACCTCCGGCCGGGTCGGCGGGGGAGCCACGGGTGCGGCCTCCACCAGTGCCTGCACCTGCGCGGCGAGTGCCCCGGCGGTGGCGGGGCGGTCGCCGGGGTCCTTCGCCATCCCGCGGGCCACCACCTCGTCCCAGCCGGGGGCGAGGTCGGGGCGCAGCGCGGTGACCCGCGGCGGCGGCGTGACCAGGTGCGCGGACAGGACGGCGGCCGGGTCGGTGCCGGGGAACGGCTGCCGCCCGGTGAGCATCTCGAACAGCACGCAGGTCAGCGAGTAGACGTCGGCCCGGCCGTCGACCGCCGCGTCGGACGAGCGGAGCCGCTCCGGTGCGAGGTAGCCGAGCGTGCCGACGGTCGCGCCGGTGGCGGTGAGCGCGGTCGGCGCCGTCGGCTCGGGCCCGACGACCCGGGCGATCCCGAAGTCGACGAGGTAGGTGAAGTCGTCGCGGGCCTCGACGACCAGCAGGTTCGCCGGCTTGACGTCGCGGTGCACCAGCCCGGCGGCGTGCGCGGCGTCGAGCGCGTGCGCGGCCTGGCGGACGATCCCGGCGGCACGGGCGGCGGGCAGCGGCGCCCGCCGCGCCAGCAGCCGCGCCAGGTCCTCGCCGTCGATCAGCCGCATCGACAGGTACAGCCGCCCGTCGATCTCCCCGTAGCCGTGTACCGGGACGACGTGCGGGTCGCGCAGCTCGAACGCCGCACGGGCCTCCCGCCGGAACCGCTCGACGGTGACGCGGTCGCCCGCGAGGTGCGCGGACAGCACCTTCAGCGCGACCTCGCCGCCGTGCCGGTGGTCGAAGGCCCGGAAGACCTCGCCCATCCCACCCGCACCGAGCCGTCCGCGGATCTCGAAGTCGCCGAACACCGTCCCGGCCGTGAACGCGCCGTCCATGCCCACCCCCACCCCTCGCCGACGGTGATACCAGATCGAGGGCCGCGGGACGGGCGAACCGGTCAGATCCGGCAGAGCACCTCGCCGTGCGGGATCAGGAACCAGCCGTCGGGATGTGCCGCCCACTCGCGCCAGGCCTGCGAGATGCCGTCCAGCTCGGGCTCCTCGGCGAGCCCCCGCTCGACGGCCATCCGCCCCACGCCCGTGTGGATCCGGTCCGCCCACATGCCGCCCCAGGCGGCGCGCTCGTCCGGTGTCGCGTAGCACCAGACCGAGGCCGACGGCGTCACCTCGGCGAACCCGGCGGCGTGCGCCCAGCCGAGCAGCCGGCGTCCGGCGTCGGGCTCGGCGTCGTTGCCGTGGGCCACCGCCCGGTACAGCTCCAGCCAGCGGTCCAGCCGCGGGTCGTGCGGCCACCACTGGAACCCGGCGTAGTCGGCGTCGCGGGCGGCGACGATGCCGCCGGGGCGGGCGACCCGGCGCATCTCGCGCAGCACCGCGACCGGGTCCGAGACGTGCTGCAGCACCTGGTGGGCGTGCACGACGTCCCAGGTGTCGTCGGGATCGGAGAGGGCGTAGCCGTCGTCGACGGCGAACTCGACGGTCACACCACGTTCGGCGGCACCGGCCCTGGCCCGGTCGAGCGTGTCCGCGACGACCTCGATCCCGCGGACCCGGCCGGGCGCGACCCGCGCGGCGAGGTCGGCGGTGATGCTGCCCGGCCCGCAGCCGACGTCGAGCAGGTCGGTGCCGGGTGCGAGGTGCGGCAGCAGGTAGCCGCACGAGTTCTCCGCGGTGCGCGCCGCGTGCGAGCGGACGACGACCTCGGGGTGGCCGTGGGTGTAGGTGTCGCGGGGCATGGGCTCCAGCCTGCCCGAGGTCACCGCGCCCGGCGGATCCGGATCGCGCCGCGCGCCGTCGACGGGTCGACGACCGCACCCTTCTGGACGATCTCGACGGTGCCGGCGTCGACCAGCCGGCGGGCGGCCATCCGGGCCGGTTCCATGAGGTCCCGCCAGCCGTCGGGGGCGACGTCGCGGGCCGCCTCGGACGGGCAGATCGTCGCCCCGGCCCGCCGGCCGTCGAGCAGGCGGGTGATCGCGTCCTCCAGGTCGCGGTCGACCGGCGTCACCCCGCGGCGCCGGCAGCCCGCCGAGCAGTACCGCACCTGGTCCCAGTCGCGCGCCCACTTCCGGCGCCACTCGATCCGGCGCCCGCAGACGGCGCAGGTCTTCTCCTCCACGCCCCCCATGGTCCGGGATCAGCCCCGGGCGAGCACCGCGGCGTCGAGGGCGCCGCGCATCGCCGCTTCCGGCCCCGGACGCCCGGTCATGAGCTCGACCTGCGCGATCGCCTGCCGCAGCAGCATCTCCAGGCCGGAGACGATCGTCGCCCCGGCCGCGGCGGCACCACCCGCGACGACCGTCGGCCAGGGCGCGTAGACCGAGTCCAGCAGGACGGTGCCCGGCCGCCAGCGGGCCCCCGCCAGCGCGTCCGCCACACCGGCGGGCAGCGTCGAGACGACGACGTCGGCGCCGTCGAGCAGCCGGGCGGCGGCGGCCGCGTCGGTGAGGACGGCGTGCACCTCCGGCTCGACGTCGAGCCGGTCGGCGGTCTCGCGCAGCGCGCCGGCCCGCCCGGCGTCGCGGACCAGGACGTCGACGTGGTCGACCTCCAGGTCGTGCAGCGCGGCGACGGCGGCCTGCGCCGTCCCGCCCGCCCCGAGGACGACCGCCCGCCCGGTGCCCGCCCCGGCCGCGCGCAGCGACTCCGCGATGCCGGTGACGTCGGTGTTGTGCGCGACGGCGCCCTGCGGCCCGAACACGAGGGTGTTCCCCGCGCCGATCGCCGCCGCGCCCGGCGCGACCCGGTCGGCGACGTCGAGCAGCACTCGCTTGAGCGGCATCGTCAGCGACAGGCCCGCCCACTCCGGGCCGAGCCCCCCGACGAACCCGGCCAGCCCCGCCTCGTCGATCTCGAACCGGTCGTAGTGCCAGCCGTCCAGGCCGAGCGCGGCGTAGGCCGCGTTGTGCAGTGCGGGGGACAGCGAGTGCGCGATCGGGGAGCCGAGGACGGCGGCGCGGCGGACGGGGGTGCTCACCCCCGCAGTATGCGGGGGACCGCTCAGCCCGCCCGGGACGGCTCCCGCCCGGCGGTGTCCACGGTGCGCCGGGACCGCGCCCAGCTCCACCAGCCGTGCACGACCAGCCCGGCGAACACGACGTAGACGGCGGCCGAGAACCAGAGCCCGGACGCCATCTGCAGCGGCACGCCGATCGCGTCCACGAGCAGCCAGATCGCCCAGAACTCGATCAGCCGCAGCCCCTGGGCGAGGAACGCGACGGCCGTCCCGACGAAGATCGCGGCGTCCGGCCAGGGGGCCCAGGAGGCACCCAGCGCGTCGAGGACCAGCGCCATCGCGACGGTGCCGCCGACCAGCAGCCCGGCCAGCCCGAGCCGCTGCGGCCACGTCCCGTGCCGCACCGCGAGCCCGTAGACGGGGTCGCGCTGCCGCATCCACGCGACCAGCCCGAACACCGAGATCGCGAACACGATCACCTGGCGGAACGCCAATCCGCCCAGGTGCGCGGACGCGTAGACCGCGAACAGCAGCGCGCACGCCGCCATCTGCACCGGCCAGGTCGCGAGGCTGCGGCGCCGGGCGAGGAACACCACGGCGAGCGCGCCGATCTGGCCGATCATCTCGGCCCAGGACACGAACTGGCCGAACAGGGTCGGTCCGTGGTGCAGCAGCAGGTCCACGCGGGCGTCCTTCCTCCCGGGACGCCGGAGTGCACGTCCCCCGTGCCAGGGGACAACGGCGGCACCGCACCCGCCCATCCCGGGGCCCCGTCTGTGAGCGGACGCACACGGGGGCACCGGGTGCCTCCGGTCAGCCGAGCGCGGAGCGGCGGACCTGGGTGACGGCCCGCCCGTCCACCAGGACGAGCAGCGGGTCACGCGACCGGACGCCGGCGGCGTCGAGCCGGGCGGCGGCCGCGTCGACGGTCTCCCCGTGCCCGACGGTCGCGGGCGGCGGCCCGGCGTGCGTGCCGACGTGGTCGTCGGCGGCGAGCCCGGCCAGGTCACCGGTCCGCACACAGCCGATGACGTCCGGGGCCGACCACGTCGTCCCGTCGGTCTCGCGCGGGTGCACGACGGGGACGGCGTCGGGAACGGGGCCGGCGTCCAGCACCTCGCGCAGCTCGGCGACGGTTGCGGTCGCCGGGGCCACGCGCAGGCCGGGCTCGTACGGGCCGATCACGTCGCGGACCCGTGGCCCGGTCTCGGCGTCGAGGAAGCCGAGGGTGGTCAGCCAGGTGTCGTCGAAGTACTTCGACAGGTAGATCCGGCCCGAGTCCGGCAGCACGGCGACGACCAGGCCGTCCGGGCCGGCCGTCGCGGAGACCCGCAGCGCCGCCGCGACGGCCAGCCCGGCGGAGCCGCCGACCAGCAGTCCCTCCTCGCGGGCCAGGCGGCGCACGGTGCGCAGCGACTCGCCGTCGCCGATCCGCTCGGTCCGGTGCGGGACGGCGGTGTCGTAGACGGCGGGCCAGCTGTCGGTCCCGGTCAGCGGGTGCAGGTAGTGCCCGACGGCCTCGACGTAGTAGGGGCTGCCGTCGCCGCCGCCGTAGCGGGAGGTCCACGGATCGGCCGCGACGATCTCCACGCCGTGCCCGGCCAGGTACCGGCCGGCGCCGGTGACGGTCCCGCCCGTCCCGGCCCCGGCGACGAGGTGGGTGATCCGGCCGCCCGTCTGCGCCCAGATCTCCGGCCCGGTGGTGCGCTCGTGGACGTCCGGGTTGGCCGGGTTGCCGTACTGGTCGGCGAGCCAGCCGCCGGGCGTCTCCCGCGCGATCCGGGCCGCCAGCTGCTGGACGTGCCGCGGGTCCTCGCGCGGCACCAGCCCGGGGGTCGTCACGACCTCGGCGCCGTAGGCCCGCAGCAGCGCGATCTTCTCCGTCGTCGTGCGGTCCGGGACGACGAGCACTGCCCGGTGCCCGCGGGCGGCCGCCACCATCGCCAGGCCGATGCCGGTGTTGCCGGAGGTGCCCTCGACGATCGTGCCGCCCGGCGGCAGCGCGCCGGTCGCCTCGGCGTCGAGCACCATCGCCAGCGCCGCGCGGTCCTTCACCGAGCCGCCGGGGTTCGCCCACTCGGTCTTCACCCACACCGGCGCGCCGCCCTCCGGTACGACCCGGTTGAGCCGCACCAGCGGGGTCGCGCCGATCCCGTCGAGCACCGAGTCGTGGACCGGTCCCGTTCCCATGGGGGCAGATCCTGCCCCGCCCGGCGGGTGGGAGGCTGCGCGGGTGAGCGGAACGGTGCTGGTGCTGGGCGGGCGGAGCGAGATCGGGGTGGCGGTCGCCGAGCGGCTGGCCGGGGACGACGCGGGGACGGTCGTGCTGGCCGCGCGCCGTCCCGCGGAGCTCGACGCGGAACGTGCCCGGGTGAGTGCGGCGGGCGCGGAGGTCGACACCGTCGCGTTCGACGCCGACGACCTCGCCGGGCACCGCCCGCTGCTCGACGACGTCCTCGCCCGGCACGGCCGGATCGACGTCGCCGTCGTCGCGTTCGGGATCCTCGGCGACCAGGACCGCGCGGAGACCGACGCCGCGCACGCCGCCGCGATCGTGCACACCGACTACCTCGCCCAGGTGCACCTGCTCAC
Proteins encoded in this window:
- a CDS encoding shikimate dehydrogenase → MSTPVRRAAVLGSPIAHSLSPALHNAAYAALGLDGWHYDRFEIDEAGLAGFVGGLGPEWAGLSLTMPLKRVLLDVADRVAPGAAAIGAGNTLVFGPQGAVAHNTDVTGIAESLRAAGAGTGRAVVLGAGGTAQAAVAALHDLEVDHVDVLVRDAGRAGALRETADRLDVEPEVHAVLTDAAAAARLLDGADVVVSTLPAGVADALAGARWRPGTVLLDSVYAPWPTVVAGGAAAAGATIVSGLEMLLRQAIAQVELMTGRPGPEAAMRGALDAAVLARG
- a CDS encoding DUF2256 and DUF3253 domain-containing protein, whose translation is MEEKTCAVCGRRIEWRRKWARDWDQVRYCSAGCRRRGVTPVDRDLEDAITRLLDGRRAGATICPSEAARDVAPDGWRDLMEPARMAARRLVDAGTVEIVQKGAVVDPSTARGAIRIRRAR
- a CDS encoding nicotinamide mononucleotide transporter family protein, encoding MDLLLHHGPTLFGQFVSWAEMIGQIGALAVVFLARRRSLATWPVQMAACALLFAVYASAHLGGLAFRQVIVFAISVFGLVAWMRQRDPVYGLAVRHGTWPQRLGLAGLLVGGTVAMALVLDALGASWAPWPDAAIFVGTAVAFLAQGLRLIEFWAIWLLVDAIGVPLQMASGLWFSAAVYVVFAGLVVHGWWSWARSRRTVDTAGREPSRAG
- a CDS encoding serine/threonine-protein kinase, with the translated sequence MDGAFTAGTVFGDFEIRGRLGAGGMGEVFRAFDHRHGGEVALKVLSAHLAGDRVTVERFRREARAAFELRDPHVVPVHGYGEIDGRLYLSMRLIDGEDLARLLARRAPLPAARAAGIVRQAAHALDAAHAAGLVHRDVKPANLLVVEARDDFTYLVDFGIARVVGPEPTAPTALTATGATVGTLGYLAPERLRSSDAAVDGRADVYSLTCVLFEMLTGRQPFPGTDPAAVLSAHLVTPPPRVTALRPDLAPGWDEVVARGMAKDPGDRPATAGALAAQVQALVEAAPVAPPPTRPEVPPPTLRDDDRDPWIVPGEPDGPPGRDAPPRHGRRVLATVIGAATLVAAVLVAAVWVVVPRGGAEPPVVVPSFETPEPVADPGPLQPAGTTSAPVVPAGDGDLGLDRPVSRLGCSGQDVVVVGAAVDPARYVEDVTMHLDRHPGSDYLLSLRSCSSFRPRTPDGNLIYAVYLGPFPSRDRACTALRAAGGDSYIQPLGAAPRTPGDDVC
- a CDS encoding PLP-dependent cysteine synthase family protein; its protein translation is MGTGPVHDSVLDGIGATPLVRLNRVVPEGGAPVWVKTEWANPGGSVKDRAALAMVLDAEATGALPPGGTIVEGTSGNTGIGLAMVAAARGHRAVLVVPDRTTTEKIALLRAYGAEVVTTPGLVPREDPRHVQQLAARIARETPGGWLADQYGNPANPDVHERTTGPEIWAQTGGRITHLVAGAGTGGTVTGAGRYLAGHGVEIVAADPWTSRYGGGDGSPYYVEAVGHYLHPLTGTDSWPAVYDTAVPHRTERIGDGESLRTVRRLAREEGLLVGGSAGLAVAAALRVSATAGPDGLVVAVLPDSGRIYLSKYFDDTWLTTLGFLDAETGPRVRDVIGPYEPGLRVAPATATVAELREVLDAGPVPDAVPVVHPRETDGTTWSAPDVIGCVRTGDLAGLAADDHVGTHAGPPPATVGHGETVDAAAARLDAAGVRSRDPLLVLVDGRAVTQVRRSALG
- a CDS encoding methyltransferase domain-containing protein is translated as MPRDTYTHGHPEVVVRSHAARTAENSCGYLLPHLAPGTDLLDVGCGPGSITADLAARVAPGRVRGIEVVADTLDRARAGAAERGVTVEFAVDDGYALSDPDDTWDVVHAHQVLQHVSDPVAVLREMRRVARPGGIVAARDADYAGFQWWPHDPRLDRWLELYRAVAHGNDAEPDAGRRLLGWAHAAGFAEVTPSASVWCYATPDERAAWGGMWADRIHTGVGRMAVERGLAEEPELDGISQAWREWAAHPDGWFLIPHGEVLCRI